From [Clostridium] symbiosum, a single genomic window includes:
- a CDS encoding ROK family glucokinase, translated as MSKKCIGVDVGGTTVKVGMFELDGTLVKKWEVPTRKEENGKYILPDVAASIRKVIKEQSIALSDVAGVGLGIPGPVLPNGYVEVCVNLGWHDMNPQEILSGLLDGITVKTGNDANVAALGEMWQGGGKGYCDIVMVTLGTGVGGGVIIDQKIIPGKHGLAGEIGHMRIREGEKEQCNCKGYGCVEQIASATGIAREARRIMEKSSADSAMRKFGDRISAKNVVDCAKAGDALALEVMETVCYYLGWALAIVSMTVDPEVFVIGGGVSKAGTFLTDKIRKYYEEYTPISENKAGIELATLGNDAGIYGAARLILD; from the coding sequence ATGAGTAAAAAGTGTATTGGCGTAGACGTAGGCGGAACCACGGTAAAGGTTGGAATGTTCGAACTGGACGGGACACTGGTAAAGAAGTGGGAAGTGCCGACCAGAAAAGAGGAGAATGGAAAATACATCCTTCCCGATGTAGCGGCATCAATCCGGAAGGTTATAAAAGAACAGAGTATTGCCCTGTCCGATGTTGCGGGAGTGGGCCTTGGAATTCCCGGACCGGTCCTTCCGAACGGTTATGTGGAGGTCTGTGTCAATCTGGGCTGGCATGATATGAACCCGCAGGAAATCCTGAGCGGACTTCTGGACGGCATCACGGTAAAGACGGGCAACGACGCCAATGTGGCGGCTCTGGGAGAGATGTGGCAGGGCGGCGGTAAAGGATACTGCGACATCGTCATGGTGACTCTCGGGACAGGCGTCGGCGGGGGCGTTATCATTGATCAGAAGATTATACCCGGAAAACACGGCCTGGCAGGTGAGATTGGCCATATGCGGATCCGGGAGGGAGAGAAGGAACAGTGCAACTGTAAAGGCTATGGCTGCGTCGAGCAGATTGCATCGGCTACCGGCATTGCCAGGGAAGCGAGAAGGATCATGGAGAAGAGCAGCGCGGATTCCGCCATGCGTAAATTTGGGGACCGCATCTCCGCAAAGAATGTAGTGGACTGCGCTAAGGCGGGAGACGCCCTGGCATTGGAAGTGATGGAGACGGTCTGCTATTATCTCGGATGGGCGCTTGCCATCGTGTCGATGACCGTAGATCCGGAAGTGTTCGTCATTGGCGGAGGCGTTTCAAAGGCCGGCACATTCCTGACGGACAAGATCCGCAAGTACTATGAGGAGTATACGCCTATTTCAGAGAACAAGGCCGGAATTGAGCTGGCAACACTGGGTAATGACGCCGGAATCTATGGAGCCGCAAGGCTGATTCTCGACTGA